From the genome of Rhodopirellula islandica:
GAAGGACGCCAACGCGCAAACCGACATCGTCACGTTTGATTCCGTTCCCGCCAAACGTGATTCGATCGATGCCGATGAACCGATCGCGGCAGCGTTCTCTGCCAAACAGGCTGCGATTTACCTCGATCGTGCCTCCCTGACCTGGCAGAAAGAGAAAAAGTGTGTGACCTGCCACACCAACATGCCCTACATGTTTGCGCGTCCGGCCTTGTCGTCCGTGCAGAAGGATTCGGGAGAAGTCCGTGAATTCTTTGAACGGTACCGAACGGAGCGTTGGCAGCAAAAGGCGCCGACGGAGGGCCAAGGCTTCTGGGTGATCGTGGTGGGAGCCGGGTTGACGTTCCACGACATGCAAACGACCGGGCGTCTCAGCCCGATCACGCGCGATGTGTTGGACTTTTTGTGGACCACGCAACGAGCTGATGGCGGTTGGGACTGGCCCGATTGCGACTACGCTCCCATGGAGATCGATGACCACTTTGGAGTCACGCTGGCAGCGCTGGCCGTTGGCATCGCACCGGGCGGCTACGCGGAAACGGAATCCGCTCAAGCTGGCATTGCGAAGTTGCGAACCTACTTCAACAACAACCCGCCGAAGTCTCTGCACCATCGTGCCATGATCGCATGGTGTTCCCTGCGAATCGACGGCCTCATGACCGCGGACGAGCGTCGAAGAACCGTGGAGGAACTGCTCTCGAAACAGTTGTCTGACGGCGGCTGGTCCACCGCAGGTTTCTTGACCGATTGGAAAGGACTGGAACGCAACGACGGTGAGCCACTCGACACGCAAACCAGTGATGGTTATGGCACCGGACTCGTGATCGTGATCAGCCGAGAACTCGGGATTCCCGCCAGCGATCCACGCTTGCAGAAAGGGATTCAGTGGATCCTTTCCAACCAGCGTGAAAGTGGAAAGTGGTTCACACGCTCGCCCGTCAACGACGCCGGCAATCTGATTTCCAACACAGGAACTGCCTACGCGATCCTCGCACTCCAAAGCTGCGGTGAGCTCCCCGACTGGCCGTTTGAATCACCCTCAACTTCGAAGTAGCCCGGTCCCAATTTT
Proteins encoded in this window:
- a CDS encoding prenyltransferase/squalene oxidase repeat-containing protein; amino-acid sequence: MARTAFALLLSFAFACQKDANAQTDIVTFDSVPAKRDSIDADEPIAAAFSAKQAAIYLDRASLTWQKEKKCVTCHTNMPYMFARPALSSVQKDSGEVREFFERYRTERWQQKAPTEGQGFWVIVVGAGLTFHDMQTTGRLSPITRDVLDFLWTTQRADGGWDWPDCDYAPMEIDDHFGVTLAALAVGIAPGGYAETESAQAGIAKLRTYFNNNPPKSLHHRAMIAWCSLRIDGLMTADERRRTVEELLSKQLSDGGWSTAGFLTDWKGLERNDGEPLDTQTSDGYGTGLVIVISRELGIPASDPRLQKGIQWILSNQRESGKWFTRSPVNDAGNLISNTGTAYAILALQSCGELPDWPFESPSTSK